A window of Pantoea agglomerans contains these coding sequences:
- a CDS encoding DUF4222 domain-containing protein, which produces MNERFVQTSKKYRDRRGIVVHVLGYDRQERRVLFRRPDYPHECCVPKWYFERYFREFEGEG; this is translated from the coding sequence GTGAATGAAAGATTCGTTCAGACCAGTAAAAAATACCGCGATCGTCGCGGCATCGTTGTTCACGTCCTCGGTTACGACAGACAGGAACGGCGTGTGCTGTTCAGGCGCCCGGATTATCCGCACGAGTGCTGCGTACCGAAGTGGTATTTCGAGAGGTATTTCAGGGAGTTTGAAGGGGAAGGCTGA
- a CDS encoding replication protein has translation MSNTAEIINFNAHKEREEQRVADTDDGYSRLANMLLEEYAGADLTKRQFKVLLAVLRLTYGWNKKMDRISDSQIASIAKLPVKRCNEAKLQLVSMNILIQQGRQFGPNKNVSEWRIPQNEGESPKSGDKKSLNLGERYPSKQGDTKDIIPKTVNTDPPKSPRGEFSEEVLSQAKQVLEYYNQVTGSACRSAEAFAVLLTERAARDAYTVADLQLVIRWVAQTWKRRNGTVAKPANICRVNRFDGYLADATVWSQNAVDIDCAAVVDAWNEITAGRLAAAELDRDRENAIRALVGHMTKKDVEAFRKYFSAFMADARDFHFGGPDGTGWRASFDYLMQPRTLRAVREGTL, from the coding sequence ATGAGTAATACCGCCGAGATCATAAATTTCAACGCTCACAAAGAGCGTGAGGAGCAGCGCGTGGCCGATACCGATGATGGGTATTCCAGACTGGCCAACATGCTGCTGGAAGAATATGCCGGTGCCGATTTAACGAAGCGCCAGTTTAAAGTGCTGCTGGCTGTTCTGCGGCTCACCTATGGATGGAATAAAAAAATGGACCGCATCAGCGATTCGCAAATCGCCAGCATCGCCAAGCTCCCCGTTAAGCGCTGCAACGAAGCCAAGCTGCAACTGGTTTCAATGAACATTCTGATCCAGCAGGGTCGCCAGTTTGGGCCCAATAAAAACGTCTCTGAATGGCGTATCCCTCAAAATGAGGGAGAATCCCCCAAATCAGGGGATAAAAAATCCCTCAATTTAGGGGAGCGTTATCCCTCAAAACAGGGGGACACCAAAGACATTATTCCAAAGACAGTAAATACAGATCCCCCTAAATCCCCCAGGGGGGAGTTTTCGGAAGAAGTTTTATCACAGGCAAAACAGGTCCTGGAGTATTACAACCAGGTCACAGGCTCTGCCTGCCGCTCTGCAGAAGCCTTTGCCGTTTTACTCACAGAACGCGCTGCACGTGATGCCTACACCGTCGCGGACCTGCAGCTGGTGATCCGCTGGGTAGCCCAGACGTGGAAGCGCCGCAACGGTACCGTGGCCAAGCCGGCTAACATCTGCCGGGTGAACCGCTTCGATGGTTACCTGGCCGACGCGACTGTCTGGAGCCAGAACGCCGTTGATATCGACTGCGCTGCCGTGGTCGATGCCTGGAATGAAATCACCGCAGGCCGGCTGGCCGCTGCTGAACTTGACCGCGATCGTGAAAACGCCATCCGCGCGCTGGTGGGGCACATGACGAAAAAGGACGTTGAGGCGTTCCGCAAATATTTCAGCGCGTTCATGGCTGATGCGCGTGATTTCCACTTCGGCGGCCCAGATGGTACCGGCTGGCGCGCCAGCTTCGATTACCTGATGCAGCCAAGAACACTGCGCGCGGTACGGGAGGGCACACTGTGA
- a CDS encoding replicative DNA helicase has product MIDLYVEASVCGALLIGGLTPDAQDVLSTVHPEAFSHPFYQRLYREIRRHASHHKMIDSLLVAESMGDEPGTFADVMEAAKSTPTARNIKGYAKKLNEMYCIRSFTRLMEENYDSITRAVNSERALESIQEFTRQLSVINRPADEVVPQQIGELLDGYMDVLEKRVSDGDESYTVKTGIEPLDNITGGLNDTDLIIIAARPGMGKTELALKISEAVANRTVTLGSEQLKRGVLIFSMEMQGQQIVERQLANASSVSVSMLRKANHLNDEDWGRISMGIQRLANLDVWVVDATNLTIEQIRAVATRHKNRYPGTSLIMADYLQLIEKPIAERNDLAVGAVSRGLKVMAMELKTPVVCLSQLSRDVEKRPNKRPVNADLRDSGSIEQDADGIWFIYRDGVYNPDSPASDIAEIIVGKNRHGPQGVAFQKFYNGHFQDIDQMEAAQLAHERPARGEATMRRDF; this is encoded by the coding sequence GTGATTGATTTGTATGTCGAAGCCAGCGTGTGTGGCGCGTTGCTGATTGGCGGCCTGACTCCTGATGCACAGGACGTACTCAGCACCGTTCATCCTGAGGCGTTTTCGCACCCGTTTTATCAGCGGCTTTACCGGGAGATTCGACGTCATGCGAGCCATCACAAGATGATCGACTCGCTCCTGGTGGCTGAATCCATGGGTGATGAGCCTGGAACGTTTGCTGATGTGATGGAGGCCGCCAAATCAACGCCGACGGCGCGCAACATCAAGGGTTACGCTAAAAAACTCAATGAAATGTACTGCATCCGCAGTTTTACGCGGCTGATGGAAGAGAACTACGACAGCATTACCCGGGCAGTAAACAGCGAGCGCGCGCTGGAAAGCATCCAGGAGTTTACGAGGCAGTTGTCCGTGATCAACCGACCGGCCGATGAAGTTGTACCGCAGCAGATCGGCGAGCTGCTCGATGGTTATATGGACGTTCTCGAAAAGCGCGTCAGTGACGGGGATGAATCCTACACAGTGAAAACCGGCATTGAACCTCTCGATAACATTACCGGTGGCCTGAATGATACCGACCTGATCATCATCGCGGCGCGGCCGGGTATGGGGAAAACCGAGCTGGCACTGAAGATTTCCGAAGCGGTGGCAAATCGTACTGTGACACTCGGTAGCGAGCAGCTTAAGCGCGGCGTGCTGATCTTCAGCATGGAAATGCAGGGGCAGCAGATTGTCGAGCGCCAGCTGGCCAACGCCTCCAGTGTATCCGTTTCGATGCTCCGCAAAGCGAACCATCTCAACGACGAGGACTGGGGCCGGATCTCCATGGGCATTCAGCGCCTGGCAAACCTTGATGTGTGGGTAGTGGATGCGACAAACCTCACCATCGAACAGATCCGCGCCGTGGCCACGCGCCATAAAAACCGCTATCCCGGCACATCTCTCATCATGGCTGACTATCTGCAGCTCATCGAAAAGCCCATCGCCGAGCGTAACGATCTGGCCGTTGGCGCAGTTTCGCGCGGTCTGAAGGTGATGGCGATGGAGCTGAAAACGCCTGTTGTCTGTCTGAGCCAGCTGTCGCGCGACGTAGAGAAGAGGCCGAATAAGCGCCCGGTGAATGCGGATCTGCGCGACAGCGGAAGCATCGAGCAGGACGCAGACGGCATCTGGTTCATCTATCGCGACGGTGTTTACAACCCTGACAGCCCGGCATCAGACATCGCGGAGATCATCGTCGGTAAAAACCGCCATGGGCCGCAGGGTGTTGCGTTCCAGAAATTTTACAACGGCCATTTCCAGGACATCGACCAGATGGAAGCCGCTCAGCTTGCACACGAACGCCCGGCACGCGGCGAGGCCACTATGAGGAGAGACTTTTGA
- a CDS encoding RusA family crossover junction endodeoxyribonuclease, with amino-acid sequence MNQVYDITPLGKPRQTNRDRWAQRPAVMRYRAFKDEVRLRGVMLPESGCRITFVIPMPESWSKKKRAEHVGRPHQQKPDVDNLHKALMDAVFEDDSAVWDARITKIWGERGQIRIESIA; translated from the coding sequence TTGAACCAGGTGTATGACATCACGCCGCTGGGCAAGCCCCGGCAGACGAATCGCGATCGGTGGGCGCAGCGTCCGGCGGTTATGCGTTACCGCGCATTCAAAGACGAGGTGCGTCTCCGCGGTGTAATGCTGCCGGAAAGCGGCTGCCGGATCACGTTTGTTATTCCCATGCCCGAAAGCTGGAGCAAGAAGAAGCGGGCAGAGCACGTCGGGCGGCCGCACCAGCAAAAACCTGACGTCGATAACCTGCATAAGGCGCTGATGGATGCCGTGTTTGAAGATGACAGCGCGGTGTGGGATGCGCGGATCACCAAAATATGGGGAGAGAGGGGGCAGATACGCATTGAGAGCATTGCCTGA
- a CDS encoding antitermination protein gives MNLENSIKFFAPKSPQLSDSPRATASDSLTITDVMASFGLTEAQARFGFELFLSKHGVTSSDRAVEMLTDFGVKESARYRAITELAEDTKRELVQLLATFAYQDYSRSAASTRTCPCCNGTGFREAEVFSTKSHTPFVSREVMRTSIRWGVKGVIPSSYEVKRDVREVVRALCTSCGGKGEISNACRCHGKGQVLDKEQSNLQGVPVMKTCPKCTGRGYARLPSEVVRRAVGFAVMNVSEPTWRRSFKPFYELLVIQCHREESHADQMLQRVTCNRGVNTFSG, from the coding sequence ATGAACCTCGAAAACTCCATTAAATTTTTTGCGCCTAAGTCGCCTCAGTTAAGCGATTCTCCTCGGGCTACGGCCAGTGATAGCCTGACCATTACGGATGTGATGGCATCCTTTGGTCTCACTGAAGCGCAGGCACGCTTCGGTTTTGAGCTGTTTCTGTCAAAGCACGGCGTAACGAGTAGTGACCGCGCCGTGGAGATGCTTACTGATTTTGGCGTTAAAGAGTCGGCGCGCTACCGGGCGATCACCGAACTCGCTGAAGATACTAAACGTGAACTGGTGCAATTGCTCGCAACGTTCGCGTACCAGGATTATTCGCGCAGTGCTGCCAGCACGCGTACCTGCCCCTGCTGCAATGGCACCGGCTTCAGGGAGGCGGAAGTATTCAGCACTAAGTCGCACACGCCCTTTGTTTCCAGGGAGGTGATGAGAACCTCAATCCGCTGGGGCGTGAAGGGTGTTATTCCGTCCAGCTATGAGGTCAAACGCGATGTGCGAGAGGTTGTCCGGGCGCTTTGTACATCCTGCGGCGGGAAAGGGGAGATCAGCAACGCCTGCCGCTGCCACGGCAAAGGCCAGGTGCTCGATAAAGAGCAGAGCAATCTGCAGGGCGTCCCTGTGATGAAAACCTGCCCGAAGTGCACAGGGCGGGGCTATGCGCGGCTGCCGTCTGAGGTTGTGCGCCGCGCGGTAGGGTTTGCAGTCATGAATGTCAGTGAGCCCACCTGGCGCCGCAGCTTTAAACCGTTCTATGAGCTGTTGGTTATCCAGTGCCACCGGGAAGAATCGCACGCTGATCAGATGCTGCAGCGGGTCACCTGTAACCGCGGCGTAAACACTTTTTCGGGTTAA
- a CDS encoding methyltransferase domain-containing protein produces MKEFYQKVDSELVFFPELGIGRYPVPQERPYDARYFQRYQQMAETETGRQLTVSRIELIARHYHGPVLDVGIGAGQFVSMRPFTSGYDVNPAGVEWLKEKGLYVDLYSTVSPAISMWDVLEHIDDPEAAVARADEFVFVSIPIFRDSADILQSHHFRKDEHIWYFTDEGLRNWFRTQGFQCVEHNRMECELGRQGIGTYAFRRIK; encoded by the coding sequence ATGAAAGAGTTTTATCAAAAAGTTGACAGTGAGCTGGTGTTTTTCCCTGAACTGGGAATCGGCCGCTATCCGGTGCCGCAGGAGCGCCCATACGATGCGCGTTATTTCCAGCGGTACCAGCAAATGGCGGAAACAGAAACTGGGCGCCAGCTGACTGTGTCCCGCATTGAACTGATTGCGCGCCATTATCACGGTCCCGTTCTGGACGTTGGAATCGGTGCTGGCCAGTTCGTTTCGATGCGACCGTTTACCTCAGGCTATGACGTTAATCCGGCTGGCGTTGAATGGCTGAAAGAGAAAGGGCTCTATGTTGATCTTTATTCAACGGTAAGCCCGGCGATCAGTATGTGGGATGTGCTGGAGCATATCGACGATCCGGAAGCCGCTGTGGCGCGCGCCGATGAGTTCGTATTCGTCTCAATCCCCATTTTCCGCGACAGCGCAGACATCCTGCAATCTCACCATTTCAGGAAGGATGAGCATATCTGGTACTTCACCGATGAGGGGCTGCGAAACTGGTTCCGAACGCAGGGATTTCAGTGCGTAGAGCACAACCGCATGGAGTGCGAGCTTGGCAGGCAGGGCATTGGCACATACGCCTTCCGCCGCATCAAATAA
- a CDS encoding phage holin — translation MKTMADKVTTAAAYTTSGATFVAGSMSLNEWLAIGGFILAIATFCVNVYFQRKRDRREERLSRMKWGARSEPDNPDP, via the coding sequence ATGAAAACTATGGCAGACAAAGTGACGACAGCTGCGGCATACACCACTTCGGGGGCAACGTTCGTCGCAGGCAGCATGTCGCTAAACGAATGGCTCGCGATCGGCGGCTTCATTCTGGCTATAGCGACATTCTGCGTGAACGTTTATTTCCAGCGTAAACGCGACCGGCGTGAGGAACGCCTTAGCCGAATGAAATGGGGGGCGCGTAGTGAGCCAGATAATCCAGATCCTTAA
- a CDS encoding terminase small subunit, which produces MAKPDWGDLQKRFLSEHAKTGISPKDWCEAQELNYSSARRYIKKPSAQQSAREPLRKSAPAQRMFSANAQAEAHEIDLRSYDLNDMQIRFVEEYLIDLNRTAAYKRAGYKGEGNTAYVNASRLLRNAKVAAAVRDAMDARARRTQITQDAVLQWWWDIATADATQLTELHRYCCRYCWGFGHNYQWRDMVEFEEKRMEAIEKKQRPPVDTGGYGYDALVDPNPECPRCNGLGLSRPVFHDTRDASGAARRLFAGIKEGKFGLEIITRNQDEALKMVAQHLGMLKSKTEISGPEGGPIQTEQVSLSSEEAAELYRKMMG; this is translated from the coding sequence ATGGCAAAACCGGACTGGGGAGACCTTCAGAAACGGTTCCTGTCCGAGCATGCCAAAACCGGTATATCCCCCAAAGACTGGTGCGAAGCGCAGGAACTGAATTACTCATCTGCGCGCCGGTACATTAAAAAGCCGTCTGCGCAGCAATCTGCGCGTGAACCACTGCGCAAAAGTGCGCCTGCGCAGCGCATGTTTAGCGCAAATGCGCAGGCAGAAGCGCACGAAATTGATTTGCGCAGCTATGACCTGAACGATATGCAGATCCGGTTCGTTGAGGAGTATCTCATCGACCTGAACCGGACAGCAGCATATAAGCGCGCTGGCTATAAGGGGGAGGGCAATACAGCATACGTCAACGCCTCCCGGCTGCTAAGAAATGCTAAGGTTGCCGCTGCTGTGCGTGATGCGATGGATGCCCGCGCACGGCGCACGCAGATCACTCAGGACGCAGTGTTGCAATGGTGGTGGGACATAGCGACCGCCGATGCTACACAGTTGACCGAGCTGCACCGCTACTGTTGCCGTTACTGCTGGGGCTTCGGCCACAACTATCAGTGGCGGGATATGGTCGAGTTCGAAGAGAAGCGCATGGAGGCGATCGAGAAAAAGCAGCGGCCACCGGTGGACACCGGCGGTTATGGCTATGACGCGCTTGTCGATCCAAACCCAGAATGCCCTCGCTGTAACGGTCTTGGACTGAGCCGCCCGGTTTTTCATGACACACGCGATGCGTCTGGCGCTGCGCGCCGGCTGTTCGCCGGTATCAAAGAGGGTAAGTTCGGGCTTGAAATCATCACTCGTAATCAGGATGAGGCGCTTAAGATGGTCGCCCAGCATCTTGGAATGCTGAAGAGCAAAACAGAAATAAGCGGCCCTGAGGGCGGCCCAATCCAAACCGAGCAGGTTTCGCTGTCATCAGAGGAGGCCGCGGAGCTTTACCGCAAGATGATGGGGTAA
- a CDS encoding TerL protein, giving the protein MPIPFPFDFKNPDYGQVFEWRMERLQRIRANPEVLPALRTFYRDDPAQFIIDWGITTDPRNLDFGLPVSIPFLLFPKQEEWIHWIMDRRGNHENGITEKSREMGLSWTSIGLACAMCLFNKEMVIGFGSRKEEYVDSTGDPKALFWKARKFVEMLPVEFRGDWNAKKHAPYMRVEFPTTGAVLKGEAGDNIGRGDRTTLYFVDEAAFLQRPMLIEASLSQTTRCRIDLSSVNGMANPFAQKRHGGRIPVFTFHWRSDPRKDDEWYRRECEKIDNPVVVAQELDLNYAASAEGVLIPSDWVQAAIDAHIKLGVEPTGKRLGAMDVADEGRDKNAFSTRHGFLLENVREWSGVGSDIYGSVEKVFGYCEEDRLEEFRFDEDGLGAGVRGDARAINELRKAARRPMILATPFRGSGAVFDPDDEAVRGDNGQAARLNKDFFANAKAQSWWYLRKLFQNTYRAVVEGMAFNPDEIISISSKMANKDKLVIELSQPTYSINGVGKIIVDKQPDGTKSPNLADSVMISYAPMNTDLDIWMRL; this is encoded by the coding sequence ATGCCCATCCCCTTCCCGTTCGATTTTAAGAATCCTGACTATGGGCAGGTGTTCGAATGGCGGATGGAGCGGCTGCAGCGTATCCGCGCTAACCCTGAAGTGCTGCCGGCGCTACGGACTTTTTACCGCGACGATCCGGCTCAGTTCATCATTGACTGGGGCATCACTACCGACCCGCGAAACCTCGATTTCGGGCTGCCCGTTTCCATCCCGTTCCTGCTGTTCCCAAAACAGGAGGAGTGGATCCACTGGATAATGGACCGCCGCGGCAACCATGAAAACGGCATCACCGAGAAAAGCCGCGAGATGGGGCTGAGCTGGACATCAATCGGCCTGGCCTGTGCGATGTGCCTTTTCAACAAAGAAATGGTGATCGGCTTCGGCTCGCGCAAAGAGGAGTATGTCGACAGCACCGGCGACCCGAAAGCGCTGTTCTGGAAAGCGCGTAAATTCGTGGAGATGCTGCCGGTGGAGTTTCGCGGCGACTGGAACGCAAAGAAGCACGCGCCATACATGCGCGTTGAGTTCCCGACAACCGGCGCTGTTCTGAAGGGTGAGGCCGGCGACAACATCGGGCGCGGTGACCGCACCACACTTTATTTCGTGGATGAGGCAGCGTTCCTGCAGCGTCCCATGCTGATTGAGGCATCGCTGTCGCAGACGACCCGCTGCCGTATCGACCTATCGTCGGTCAACGGTATGGCGAACCCGTTCGCGCAGAAGCGCCACGGCGGCCGCATACCGGTATTCACGTTTCACTGGCGCAGCGATCCGCGCAAAGATGACGAGTGGTACCGGCGCGAGTGCGAGAAAATCGACAACCCTGTGGTGGTAGCTCAGGAACTGGACCTCAACTATGCAGCATCCGCCGAGGGCGTGCTGATCCCCAGCGACTGGGTGCAGGCCGCTATCGATGCGCACATCAAACTGGGCGTTGAGCCCACCGGCAAACGCCTGGGCGCGATGGACGTGGCCGATGAAGGCCGCGATAAAAACGCATTTTCCACGCGTCATGGCTTCCTGCTGGAAAACGTGCGCGAGTGGTCCGGCGTCGGCAGCGACATCTACGGGTCGGTGGAAAAGGTGTTCGGCTACTGCGAAGAGGACCGCCTCGAGGAGTTCCGTTTTGATGAAGATGGCCTCGGCGCCGGTGTTCGCGGCGACGCGCGCGCCATCAACGAACTGCGGAAGGCAGCCCGGCGGCCAATGATTCTGGCCACGCCGTTTCGCGGCAGCGGCGCGGTATTCGATCCGGATGATGAGGCGGTGCGCGGTGACAATGGCCAGGCGGCGCGTCTGAATAAGGATTTCTTCGCAAACGCCAAAGCACAGAGCTGGTGGTACCTGCGCAAGCTGTTCCAGAACACCTACCGTGCCGTAGTTGAGGGCATGGCTTTCAACCCTGACGAAATCATCTCGATCAGCAGCAAAATGGCGAATAAGGACAAGCTCGTGATCGAGCTGTCACAGCCGACCTATTCAATCAACGGAGTGGGCAAAATCATCGTGGATAAGCAGCCGGACGGCACGAAGTCGCCGAACCTGGCTGACTCCGTGATGATTAGCTACGCGCCAATGAACACCGATCTGGACATCTGGATGCGCCTGTAA
- a CDS encoding DUF1073 domain-containing protein: MARKNSGGAARTPQATADSYDNFMARVGMQQPNQHAASTYRANFTSRNRLQIEWAYRSSAIIGSAVDAVADDMTRKGVRITSEIDPKARGVIESLFDELEIWDRLNDTIKWSRLYGGAVGFIMIEGQAPFTPLRLETVGEGKFKGILPLDRWMINPNLQRRIKEMGPNLGKPERYDVVTTASGIPAWSIHHSRLIRFDGVTLPYQQAQTENEWGMSVIERIWDRLTAFDSATMGAAQLVYKAHLRTYKVKKLRELIALGGPAYEALLKNMDMIRLFQSNEGLTLMDGEDVFETHQYSFAGLDDVISQFAEQISGATGIPLVRLFGQSPKGFSTGDADLANYYDGIGTQQERRLRQPLRKLFDVMYRSELGQPLPDDFTFEFNPLWQMSDVDRSTVAVNTVNAISTALNDGLMSRKAAMTDLREASDVTGIGASITDEDINDAEEEDPPGIGEIDDPEPVKAGGDPVSNEPTQDSASRGRHSRWPLRWFKR, encoded by the coding sequence ATGGCACGAAAAAATAGTGGTGGCGCCGCGCGAACTCCTCAGGCGACCGCGGACAGCTACGACAACTTTATGGCGCGTGTTGGTATGCAGCAGCCGAACCAGCATGCTGCATCGACCTACCGCGCCAACTTCACCAGCCGCAACCGGCTGCAGATTGAATGGGCATATCGCTCATCGGCGATCATCGGCTCCGCGGTTGATGCCGTGGCCGACGATATGACTCGTAAGGGCGTACGCATAACATCGGAAATCGACCCGAAAGCGCGCGGCGTCATCGAGTCATTGTTCGACGAGCTGGAGATCTGGGATCGCCTCAACGACACGATTAAGTGGTCACGCCTTTATGGCGGTGCTGTTGGCTTCATCATGATAGAGGGGCAGGCGCCGTTTACCCCGCTGCGGCTTGAGACTGTCGGCGAAGGTAAATTCAAGGGCATTCTGCCGCTCGATCGCTGGATGATTAACCCAAACCTGCAGCGCCGCATTAAAGAAATGGGGCCGAACCTGGGCAAGCCCGAGCGTTACGATGTGGTGACAACGGCCAGCGGGATTCCCGCGTGGAGTATTCACCACAGCCGCCTGATCCGCTTCGATGGTGTCACGCTGCCGTATCAGCAGGCGCAGACAGAAAACGAGTGGGGTATGTCGGTGATTGAGCGCATCTGGGACCGCCTGACAGCGTTCGACAGCGCCACAATGGGCGCCGCGCAGCTGGTATACAAAGCGCACCTGCGAACCTACAAGGTGAAGAAGTTGCGCGAGCTGATCGCTCTCGGTGGCCCGGCATATGAAGCGCTGCTGAAAAACATGGACATGATTCGCCTTTTCCAGAGCAATGAAGGCCTGACGCTCATGGACGGCGAGGATGTTTTTGAAACCCACCAGTATTCATTCGCCGGCCTGGACGACGTGATAAGCCAGTTCGCCGAGCAGATCAGCGGCGCGACCGGCATTCCGCTGGTGCGCCTTTTCGGCCAGTCCCCGAAAGGTTTCTCGACCGGAGATGCGGATCTGGCCAACTACTATGATGGCATCGGCACCCAGCAGGAGCGCCGGCTGCGGCAGCCGCTTCGCAAACTGTTTGACGTGATGTACCGATCGGAGCTTGGCCAGCCGCTGCCGGACGATTTCACGTTCGAGTTTAACCCGCTGTGGCAGATGTCGGACGTTGACCGCTCCACGGTTGCGGTGAACACCGTTAACGCTATCAGCACCGCTTTAAACGATGGGCTGATGTCGCGCAAAGCGGCGATGACCGATCTGCGCGAAGCCTCTGACGTTACCGGCATTGGCGCATCAATTACCGATGAGGACATCAACGATGCCGAAGAAGAAGACCCGCCAGGCATCGGAGAGATTGACGACCCAGAACCGGTCAAAGCAGGCGGAGATCCGGTATCAAACGAGCCTACGCAAGATAGCGCGAGCCGTGGGCGACATAGTCGATGGCCGTTACGATGGTTCAAACGATAG